The DNA window caatatcctgtaaaaaaccataataaaaaaatatgaaaaaggatgtatatatatgtataactgaatcactttgctgtacagcaaaagattaacaccacattgtaaatcaactatacttccattaaaaaaaaaatgcttcccgTAACTCCAGCTGGATGATCACACCCTTTCCTAACAGAGGGATCAATCCTGGGGTAGCTTCTTCTTCCCAGGGGTAGTTTCCACCCTCAGGGGTATAGTAGTGTTTGGGAATACTCACATTTCTGAGGAAGTGGCGGGCAACTATTTCAGGGTTTAGCTCCCATTTGACATTGTTCTTCATTCCTACCTGCAGGTGACATCTTCTCAGAAATCTCACTGTCTGAGAGGAATTATACACAGAAGATAGGTTAGAGTTGTAATCAAGGAGAGGAAACATGTTAGCAAGAGGCCAAGAGCCACACAGTCTGAGAGTTCAGGCAAAGCACAATTTCTGCCTCATAGCCAAGATAGGTGAGATGATGAATACGAAAGATAAAAATTCTCATTGTCTCAAGGCTGATATTATGGAAAGATGTTTTAGCGATGCTCTGGAAGGAAATGCTGCCTATACGTGGCTATTCCTAagcaaggagaaacaggccatgTCAAAGTTAGGctcatcagggacttccctggtggtccagtgggtaagactccgtactcccaatgcaggggggcccgggttcgatccctggtcggggaactagatcccacatgcacgctgcAATTAAGAAGtctgcatgttgcaactaagacctggcgcagccgaaagaaagagaaaatttttttaaaaatttaaaaagtgtttttaaaaaaaccccccaaaaccaagGTTAGGCTCACCAATGGGGGCCGCTGGTATATCTCAGGATGGAATGATTTTCATAGACTGTTTTAACACAATATTCTGGCCCTTCAATCCCACCCCTACACCATAACGATTCCTCCCTGCTTACAGAACGAAGTATAAGTTCATTAGCTGAGGATTAAAGATGTTTTGTAAATCATGCCCCAACCCTCTTTCCAGTCATATATTTCCTAATAGAAGTCCTCTGTTTTAGCTAGACTGGtctactttctattttaaaacatgctttaactgagatatcacctcacacctgtcagaatggctatcatcaaaaagaacacaaataacaaatgttggcgaggatgtagaagaaagggaaccttcatacactgttggtgggagtgtaagtttgtgcagccactgtggaaaacagtacagcggtttctcaaaaaactaaaactatgacccagcaattccactcctgggtatatgtccaaaaaaaacaaaaacactaatttgaaaagatacgtgcacaccaatgttcacagccgcattatttacaattgccaagatatggaagcaacctaagtgtccatcaacagatgaactgataaagaagatgtagtatatacgtgtatatacacacacacacacaaatatgtatgtgcatacacatacacaatggaatactaagccataaagaagaacaaaatcttgccatttgcaacaacaaggatggacttggagggcattatgctaagtgaagtaagtcagagaaagacaaatattgtatgataacttacatgtggaatctaaaaaatacaacaaaccagtgaacataacaaaaaagaaacagatgcacagataTAGAGTGTAAgacaggctacaaggatgtattctacaacatggggaatatagccaatattttgtaataactgtaaatgaagtgtaacctttaaaaactgcataaattttttaaaaaattaaacaacaacaacaacgtgCCTTAACTATCTACTTTTTCTCCCTTAAGAATACCTTTCCCACCCTCCTAGTCTATCCAAAGCCTACTAATCCCATAAGGCCTAATTCTATCCCATctgaaaaaaatcctttcccAATCACCCTAATCCATTTTGGTCCATGTCACTCATAATTTACTGCCTTGAGTTTATCACTTTCTCACGTGTCTATGTTCTCTCCAACTTGTCTGTAAACAACCCCGAAGGCAGAGTCCTCATCTCACTTTTCCATGGGTCCCCTGGTACCCAGGTTGGGGCCTCCCTCAATAAACTAGAGCACTTCACCCAACAGATCAGGATATCCTAGGATATCTCAATACCAGTTATGGTAGCCACAACACTTCCCCTTGCCCCTACCTTGTGCTTGAAATCAGAAGACCTCAAGGAAATCAAGAAGTCTTTCAGGAAGAGGTTGGTGACTTTGTAGGTGACcaataaataaagattttctaTGTTTCTACTCACCGTCTCACCTGCCTTGGTCTGGATCTTCTCTAATTTTCCTTCTTGTCTCAGCtagaaaagaaagttacagatgaaaaaaaaaaaaaagaaaaatgagtttgtGGTAACTAATGACAAACTCTTGCTACACTCGGCATAGGCTGGGCTTCTGAATTCCTGTTCTTCTAGCCCCTACTTCATCTGAAAATGAAGTAGGGACTCGAAGAAGTTGCTACAGGTAATCTTAAGGTTTTACTTCCTCCAAGTCCCTCTGCCGTCTTCTGGGCTCACCAATTTCTCCTCTTCAAACAGCTTCCTGTTTTCAGGAGATGCATATACAGCCAGTCCTTGAGGAAGTAGTCGATTACGGCCTACAGATTTTTTCACTGAGACCAGGTCACCTCGCACTCCAAGTTCTGCCAACAGAGAACAGAGACACTGGATCAGAATTATCGAGCAGTCCCTAAAAAACGAGACGATCGAAGGAAAAAAGACCTCTTATTCTCTCACAGTGCTTATTCTTCCTAGAAGAAATATTAGCATTCACTAGGATGACACTTAAGAGATTTCTAATTCATTTCTTTAGGACCTGATTTAGAAACTTAATATTCCCTGTACAAAGTGAAGCACTGTCCCATCACGGGATTTCAGTATCTGTGGCACATACTGTCAGGCCTCTTTCTCCCCACACACTGTTAATGATGCTGCTGCATTCCTGTTCTGATTTTCTATGTAGGAGGCCAATGTCACCATCACAGTACTTTTTGTGGCTTCCTCTTCTCAAACATGAGCTGGTCATTCCCCCAAATTagtgaaaaggcagaaaaaagctGATGCCAAACAGGCCCAGCCTGAGACAGGAAGCACCTCTGCCGGGGCCTTACCCTCCACCGACTGCGTGAGGATGAGCTCCAGGTTGTCTTTGGGCCGGTGTTTCGTGTCCTCCGCCAGCTTGTAGACGCGGTGCCGCCGGTGCAGGCGCGGCTTCCGGCCCTCTCCCGCTAGCGGCACCTTCCACCAGCGCTCCACAATGACCGTGCCCTGGCGGCCGGGGGAGCGAGCGTGAGCAAGTCTCCACGGAGAAGCCTCCTCCTCTGGCCGCCGGCCCCTCAAGGAAAGCCCACCACCCGCAGGCCGGGGCCCCACCAGGTCTCAACGCGCCCCAGTCAAGGAGCCCCAGAACGCACACCAGGCCCTCACCCGACCGTGAGACAGGCTGAAGTCGCGCTCCGAGCCGGAGGTGCCCCCTTCAAGTCGCGGCCGGAGGAGCTCCCAAACCCCTCCTCGCACCAGCCGCTCAGTGCCCGCCCGCAGCAGAGCTCTCCCCGAGGCCGCCGCCATGTTCTCGGGCGCGGACAGAGGCGTAGAAGGCCCCCGGCGCCGGCGGCAGGAAAGGCCCCCACCGGGTGCCCGCGGAGCGCCTGAGCCGGCGCGGCTCTGTCCGAGCTGAGCCCGGGGGAAGCCCTGGGGAAGCCCGGGGGAAGCCCGGGCCCGGATTGGGCTGCGACTTGGCTGCCTCGAGACCAGAGATCTGGGATGAATGCTCCACGATTCAGCATTCCTCTACTCCCTTCTCCCAATTTCTTTTCGAGGGGAGGGACACCCGTAGCCACTGACACATAGTGGAGTGACTGTTAGGTGCACTGACACCGGGAAAGACACCCTCTCCCTCTTGGCTTCACTTTGTCTTTAAGATGGGGGCTTCGActgagctctagtagttctctgagGGCACTTCCAATTCTGACATTCTGTGATAACTGAATGCTGAGGGGAGAGGGTGCTGCTCTCATTTTTCCTTACTTCAAACCTGCCTAAAAGTGGTGGAAGGATGGGATCCTCTGGAAAACTTGCAAGCCCCAGGAAGTCGTCTAATCCTTAATCGTGACACTGCAGTATTTAGGCTCATGTTTAAAGAATTCTAAATCACAAGGGAGACGGTTCCCTCCGTGGAGGGTCTCAGTACTGGGGAGCAAACCATATAAATGGAGTGAATAGGGTCTGTTTGGCAGAAGAGATTTATGGAAAGATGCTCTATACATCATGTTATTTGACACATAAACAGCCTTTGACCAGTAGTCCCTCCTAATTACACTTTTTTAGCTTCCAGGACACCaatttgtttttatctccttCCTACTTCACTATTTTCCTTCACAGTCTCCTTTGctgatttctcttttattcccCACTTCTCAGAGTGCCCCCAGGACTCAGTTTTTGGATCTTTACTCTTCTCAATGTACACACTCTTGGCGATCCCATTCAGTCTCATGGCTTAACATACCATTTATATGCCAATGACTTCAAATTTCTGTCTTCACCCTAGTCTTCTAAACTCCAGACATGAATATCCAACTGTGTGTCATCTTCCCCTTATAGGTCTAATGGACAATTCAAAGTTAACATGCTCCAAACTAAATCCATCTCTATACCCTGCCCCATAGTGCCTCACCTGCAGCCTTTCCCCTCTCAGTTGATGGTAACTCCATTCTTTCAGTTCTTGGACTCAACTTCTCTCCTACGCCAGGAAATCCTGTGGGTGCTACCTTTATACTATTTCCAGAATCCAGCCACATCCCATCACCTGCAATGCTCCACCCTGGAATAAGACACTATCTTTCTCCTGGATTACTGCAATAGTCTCCTAACAAACATCGTTTAAAGCTCTACAGTTTATTTACAATACAACAGTCAGAATCTTTCTAAAACCACAAGTCAGATCATGTCTCTTCTACCCAAAACCTGCAATGACTTCCCCCTATActcagagtaaaagaaaaaagccagacaaTGGTCTACAAGGCCCTACAATGATCTGGCCCCATtagctctcttctttttatactCTCCCTATAGCTTATACTACTCCACCCACAGTGGACTCCTGGCTGTTTGTGGAAAACATTTGACACATTCTCCTTAGGGCTTTTGCACTGGCTGTTGCTTTGACACAGAATGCTTTTACCCTCAGATGTTCACTTGGCCTAAATCCCTCACCCTCTTCAGGTCTTTGATTATATGTCACCTTTTCAATGAGGCCTATTTAGATCACCCTATTTATTACTGCAACTGCCCCACCCCCTTCACACTCCTGATCCTTCTTTATTCTACTCTATTTTCCTCCATAGCAGCTATCATCtaacatatgaaataattttcttgtgCTTAGTGTTTAGGTTTGTTCTTTCACTGTTAGAAGTTCCATGGGGCAggggatctttgttttgtttactgtgtaTCCTAAGctcatagtaggccctcaataaatatttgttaaatggatgaataaatgaatatgcaGAGGTCTCAAACTGGTGGCCCCAGAACCAAATTTGACTCaccatgttgattttttttttaatcaacaatttttattttttaagttagtagccaatattttttaaaaatttgagaaatttatCACAAAAATCTATCTTTccagtttctgttgaaaaatcatatgatctgGTACCACTGAGTCTGCATTCCTGCATGGCAGCTGTTTGGAGCTATTGTGTCACTTTTTTTTAGGGTGTGAGCTTTTCATTTGGCTTCAGCCCCGCCCCGCAGCTCCACTAATTTCCATTAATTGTCCAGGCCCCCGGAGGCATTTGGTTTGTGATTCCTATCCTATAAGGCAATGAGAAAGTTCAACAACGTGTAGCACCACTGGCTTATTAAAGGTAgggatgataataaaaatatttaactgatAGGAACCAGGAACAAACCAGTCAGGTCAGATGCTGGATCAGGGCCTTAGAAGCTTCCTGCAGTGTCAGACCCCAACCCTTTAGTTGCTGAAGTGTGTGTTTGCACATGCACATGCCAGAGAGGAGCCCACATTGTGTGGGCACAAGTGGTCAGCCAGGGCTGTTTACCAACCACTACAGAAGTGAAAGTATTTTAACTTCTGATATAGCTGTGAAGTGCATACTAGTTGAACAGGAGCCTTGGGGCTACCTAAGGGGGTAATGGGGTAGGGAGCAGCAGAGAGGAGTCCTGAGGTGATGTAAGGGCTGACGCTTTGTCCATGTCATAGTGTTCACCGTGTCACAATGGCACCAGTTGCCTGAACCTCTGCCACCCATCCCTGAACCTCACTTTGCCTTGGGGAGGCACTGAACTAAGAAACTGCCTTGTAACAGGTCACGCCCCTCTATCTACTCCCTTTCTTATATCAAGAGGGGAAAAACACGGAACTACCGCTACCCGATCTGGTCACCATACGCCTATTACCTTTACTGTTACAAATACCGGATCACCCTCCGGGAGAAGATGCTGCCTTGTTATAAAAGGTACTTGTTTTCATCTCTACTTGTAGTTGTTTACataaactgtaaagaaaaaagaattcgaAAGAACTTCCCAAGTGGCAAAAGATGATAATAGCAAAATAGGGTAGAAGGCTGGCATGGAGCTTCATAAACTTTTTCTATCTGGCTGGCTTGGGAAAATGGAAACAGATAGGTTGGTTCACATAAGATACAGAAGATGGTGCCAGAGCCTGGCCCTGTGTACCTGGAAGTTAAGAGTCTTTCACCATCTCAGACTCAGAAATAAACTAATTTGGACCTCTTTTTCCCAATCAGCATCACTTATAAGGAACAGGAGGACTTGACACTCCGACCCCGTTGCTGCCTTCAGTGCTCCTGAGTCCCTAGTAGGCCTTCAGGGGGGCAGAAGCAGCGAGCAGGGTGATCAAGACCAGCTTAAAGAATTGCATTCGGTAAGTGGACTGGTGCTGTGACATGGTAGCCCCTTGCTGTAATGACATCTTGCAAAGGGACATTAGCTACTTGGAAAATAAATCATAAGAAGCTAGAGCTACGCATCCGATGGCAGGGTCTGGGGAAGGGGCGGCAGGCGCCAGGTCGGGCTGCGAAGGTGGCAAGAAGAAGCCCCTGAAGCAGCCCAAGAAGCAAGCCAAGGAGATGGACGAGGAAGATAAGGCATTCAAGCAGAAACAGAAGGAGGAGCAAAAGAAACTCGAGGAGCTAAAAGCGAAGGCCACGGGGAAAGGCCCCCTGGCCACAGGTGGAATTAAGAAATCTGGCAAAAAGTAAGCTGTCCCTTGTGCCTGAGGCAATGATGATCCTTAGTTCCATTCCTGTTTAAACATCTGGATTAAACATCTGGATTCCCTGCCATAACATCTGTTGCCACCTATAGCTAGAATGAAGTGTTGTCTTGGAACCTATTGTACATTTAAGAAtaaacttttgtaaaaaaaaaaaaaaaaaaaaaaaaagaagctagagCTAGATGAGACCTCGGAGCTCATGTGTAAAAGCTCCTTTATAGACAAGGATATTCTGGTCCAGAGATATTAAGGCAAGGTCCTAGGGCTGGTGGTGAAAAGCAggatgggaaaagagaaagtggAAACAAAGATAGACTGTATTAAGACATAAAGCTGTTTAGATGCTAAGCTAAGTTCTGGGACTAGAACCCAGAACTCCTGCCCTTGCCTTTGTATCATATCTCAATAACATGCCTGGGTGTGAGCTATGCATTTTAAGTAAGAAATGGGAGAATTTAGAGAAAACTTATATGATGGAAAAAAGTAGAAGCGTATTATCAGTGAGACAGTAAATAGATGGCACAGCTTTGTTTAAAGAGTAAGCTCTCTGCTGTAAATATAAGTTTCTGAGTGGTTAGAGCACACCGAGTGAGGTCAGAGGGCAGTAATACTCCATTGACTCCAGATTCCAAATTATTTGTATCAAAGAGAACTCCATGATAGGAACAGAGTTAGGTCCCAGGACTAAGGGATATTGAGTAAGACCATGGCTCCACTTCTCCCAGGCTCTCCATCAGCCCCTGCCTTGTTTCCACAGACACACCCAAACTGGCCTGAGATATGATTTGAGGGTTAGGTGAGCACAGAAATAGGagactattattctcatttttactcCTTTTCTAGGCTGGGAACCTGACGGTGCTGGCTACTGACCCCCTGCTTCACCAGGACCCAGTGCAGTTAGACTTCCACTTCCGCCTCACCCCCCAGACCTCTGCCCATTGGCACGGCCTTCTTTGTGACCACAGACTCTTCCTAGATATCCCATACCGGGCCTTGGATCAAGGCAGCCGGGAAAGGTGACTGAGCCTgtatgggggagaggggaggaaagaggttAGGGGATTTCGCTCTTATGTCATAATCAGGTAGTGGGCATGCTAACCAGTGAGGGCTTATTCAGGAGCTGGATACATTCAAACCACTGAACAAGCCTGTGAGCTGAGCCAGGATCTGGGGTTCAAAGGATAACAGCCCATGGGAGGTTGCTAAACTGATTCAGAAACACAAGTGGGAATCCATAAATAGTTGAAAGGAAGTGCTCTCTAGCTGTTTGTCTTTATAGAGTGGCCCCTTCACCCCAAGCCCCTTCCACAGCATGGGTGTCAGTCTAGTAGTGTATAATCCCTTggcttcagagaaaaaaatctatcaaaacTAGTTTAGCAACTTTCATTTCCTGGCTTGGGTCAGGAAAAACTGAGGAATAACATTTCTTCTGCTGCAAGTAGGCGTCTTTCTGGATTTTGAGCTTGCTGAACATTACATTGACCATTTTCCCTCTGGTCCCTAGTTTGACTGCAACACTGGAGTATGTGGAGGAGAAGACCAATGTGGATTCTGTGCTTGTAAACTTCCAGAACAACCGCCATGACAGAGGTGGGGATCTGCTCTGTCCTTCCCGGCCCTTTGTGCTGAAGCAGCTGACAAGTGACTTTTCCTTTGTAGACCTTCTTCCCCTCACTCTTTAAAAAAGGGCATGCTCAGGCAGTTCAGGGATTCAACACCCACCCCCTACTCCCCACCAAGGAAATTAAGGCATCTAGCATCCTGTTCATTCAAGTCATAACTAGACTATGAGGAAGGCCCTGCACGTAGATTTCAGAATCTAGACTGAAGGAGCACTGGTGGAATGACAAAGAAGCCATTCAAGGGATCTGGCTGGTAGGACAGAAAGGATCTCAAGTGTATTAAACACCTATAGAGTGAAAGGGTCAGGCATTAGGCCAGCAGGATAGGAATATAATTAACCAGATGCTAGGCACACGTTACAGAAACTACACCTCctccctcaaggagtttatactTCATTGGATAAAAGACAAAGATGGTCAAGAGTTTACTATGCCATCCCGGTATAGTAAACTCCAGCCAGGTTAGAGTCTAGGTTTGTTTGACTCCAAAGCACATCATCCCAGTGCCTGCACTACACTGTTTCCCACACCCCTCAAGTCATTTCCTACTGGAAGAAGCCAAGGCTGGGGGAACAGTTGTATTGAGTTTCAGAGTGTTCTAATTTGTTCTCTCTTTTCACAGGTGCCCTGCTACGGGCCTTCAGCTACATGGGCTTTGAAGTGGTCAGACCAGATCACCCGGCCCTTCCTCCCTGGAACAATGTCATCTTTATGGTGTATCCCCTTGAAAGGGACCTAAGCCACCTGCCCAGTGAACCTCCCTGAGCATGCTTATTCCTACTCTGTGAAGGGCTGGGAGCCTTGATAAATGAGAACCAGGGGCCCAGGATGTGATTCAGAACACCTTCCATCTTAGGAATAAAGGGTAGTGCAATCCTCAAGTGTTCACTGTTTCTTTGAGCCTTACAGAGCTGAATTCACTGtaggatagatagataaacattTGATGACTGAAAAGATCAAAGGGGCCTGAGCCAGAGAAAGAAAGGATCCAAGGATTTTCAGTTTTTGCCTTCCCCTATTTATTCTAACCATCTGAGCACCTGCCAGCAGCAAAACCAAGCACTAGGGAATTCAGGAAGACTTAAGCCTTACTGGGAGACTTTCATCCATATATTTTGGTTCAAATTGGAGACAAGTgctatttccttctctttgatgTGGAGGAAATCAGAGAAGGTACATGGTTCCTGAGGCATTGGCCCAAGGGGAGGAACATCCCAGGAAGCAGGAAAAGTAGAGAGTTATATTTGATTAGGGAACCCATCAGAATGCAATGTAAACTGACAAGGCTTAAAGGCCATATTAAAGGAACAGGCTTTCATACGCAGTGACAAACTACAGTTAAGAATGAGACACTACTCATTTTCCATAGCAAGAAGTCCTATGGATGTTTTCTATCAGGGGACCTCTCAAGAGTAAAGGCtgataacaaggtcctactgatagcacagggaactatgttcagtatcctgtgataaaccataatggcaaagaatatataaaaaaagaatgtctatatgtgtaaaactgagtcactctgctgtacagcagagattggcacaacagtgtaaatcaactacatttcaattaaaaaaataaatattccaaaaaaaaaaaaaaaaggcgtaaAGGCTGAGGAAACTGGGGACTAACCGGCCTCATGACCCTGTTGTACAGCAGCTCCAATTCCAGGGCCGAGCCTGCTTCACTGACAGAGTGCAGCCAAGGTCTGAAATGTCATATCAATGGCAGCCCTTCACTGATTCCTGTGGGACTACCCAAGCTACTCAGAGACGCTCCTTCACTGAAGCCTTTCTGCTGCTTGGTACTGAGACTTTTCTAagacaataaaatttgaaaattgtgTCTATGGGAAAATATAGCTGCCATGTGTATAGGGGTGGATGTCACTAATTCCTGGATTTAAAAAATCCTGCATATGATAGCCTTATATACTAGTTTTAAGTCTTCTACTTTACCTtgctgatctttaaaaaaaaaaaagttcatttgccATCATTCTACCACCCACATTACTTTCAAATACCTTCACAGTTCTCACTGGATCCTCAAAATACTGTCAGAAATGGAGAGATGCTATAAGGAAACAGGCCCCGCAAGTTCACAACAAAGATCTATCCCTAGAACCCATGTTTCTAGAATCCTAATCTACTCCTTTTAGGTAGGGTCTTAGTGAATGATCAATTCTGAAGTTGCTTTACAGCAAGAATATGATCTGTGCATGAGAGGGACAGATGTTTCATAGATGGGCCCCTCTGTGTGAGGTGTTTGGCAGTTTTCACCAGATTTCAGTTCACAAGATACCCATAGACTTGTTTCCACCTTGTGATTcaaccagcatttagttttaaataattttcttgagAACTTTATTCAGCAAAGGACCCCCCAAATGATTTGAACAGCTACATAAGTTCTCTCTATggctgtgtgtgtatacatatatattatagatacTATACCAGCAATTTAGAATATTTCCTGAGTTACCTCTCAACTATGGGAAATAGTTGGAGCACTGTTTCAAAAAACTTGTCTCCAATAACATATCAGCAGTTGAGGCTGGGAGGCAGTATTCTCTTCCCACTTCCCGAGGCTTTTCAATATAATTATGCTGATTTTTGCCTTTGCCTCCTGACTCAACTGCAGTCTTTGAGTTCACCACTCAAAAAACTCTCCTTAACCTGATGAGGTGAGTCAGAAGTCTGCAGAATCATCATTTCCAATAACTAAACCCTGGCTGTTTCCCAGCCTCAAAAGGACACAGCCTAGCAGCAGTGTGCTCTGTGACTGGCCGAGGGGAACGAGCTGGACGCTGAGCAGGCTGGAAGTAGCGCAGCAGCACTCAAACACTGGAAGGGgcgcagggggtggtggtggagtaGGGGCATGTGTttgtctccctccacccctcacaCTTTCTGGTAGTCCAGTGGAAGGAGCAAATGCATTTGGTCCACAGCAAGCCAGATCGTGTATATAATGAAGGAAGAACTGCACTGATCTCTATCACAGGCTCCTCTCTCCAGGCACCAAATCTTATGCCAAATCCTGCCAAAGACACAAAGACACAAAAAGCTTGAAAGGGCTCAGTCTGAAAGTAAAGCTGCAGGAAAGCAGCTGCAGAGAAGTAGTAGTAAGATGGGCTATGGGGAAGAGGCAAGGCCCCTGCTGTCACCCTAATTACTTTCCTGTTGCTACAGATAGATGATAGCTTTACTTACCGCAAAGTGGATGGCTGAGGCAACTGAAGGTGACTTCAGAGTAAGTAGTCATCTTCAAGGTTATCATCACCAGACATAGAGGCAGCTTCTATTTAGCGGAAATGAGGATAAAGTTAGATACTGCCCTAATTTAGCAGGCACTgccactgaggctcagggaaaaaaaaatgggcttCTTGGTGCTCGATGACCACCTTGGTTAAGAGGTAAGTCTTAACAACCTCCCTAGTTGGAGAGGCTGATTAAGAAATGGTAACTTCCAGAGATGCTCTAGGGAGCAAATGCTGTTTGTACCTAATAAACTGAGGCAGGACAGGCTATTTGCCATCTCTCCAGGGCTCTTCTTGGTCTCAGTGACCGTGCTGCGGAGAGAGACATCTGTTTCTGTGGCCTGAAGGgatgaaaacaagagaaaaaggaagaatgtgTTTGGCTGGTGGGAAAGGAGAAGCCGTCCCATCATTTTGCTCACAGAATCTGGTTTGGCTGCTGAGGCACCCAAGGTCTCCTTTGATCAACTAGTGGAGCAACTCAGAGTCCTTAAGAGAAGAGAACGCTCTACAAACTGTCATGCACGACTAGACGCCCTCTTGTCTCCAAGGCACCAGATTTGCCCCAAAGCAGCACCCTGAATGGCTACAATGGCTCACT is part of the Balaenoptera musculus isolate JJ_BM4_2016_0621 chromosome 1, mBalMus1.pri.v3, whole genome shotgun sequence genome and encodes:
- the MRPL9 gene encoding 39S ribosomal protein L9, mitochondrial, whose product is MRLNGIAKSVYIEKSKDPKTESWGHSEKWGIKEKSAKETVKENSEGFPRAQLGQSRAGSGAPRAPGGGLSCRRRRGPSTPLSAPENMAAASGRALLRAGTERLVRGGVWELLRPRLEGGTSGSERDFSLSHGRGTVIVERWWKVPLAGEGRKPRLHRRHRVYKLAEDTKHRPKDNLELILTQSVEELGVRGDLVSVKKSVGRNRLLPQGLAVYASPENRKLFEEEKLLRQEGKLEKIQTKAGETTVRFLRRCHLQVGMKNNVKWELNPEIVARHFLRNLGVVVAPHALKLPEEPITQRGEYWCEVTVNGLDTVRVPMSVVNFERPKTKRYKYWLAQQAAKGMAPTSSQTI
- the OAZ3 gene encoding LOW QUALITY PROTEIN: ornithine decarboxylase antizyme 3 (The sequence of the model RefSeq protein was modified relative to this genomic sequence to represent the inferred CDS: deleted 1 base in 1 codon) translates to MLPCYKSITYKEQEDLTLRPRCCLQCSESLVGLQGGRSSEQGDQDQLKELHSAGNLTVLATDPLLHQDPVQLDFHFRLTPQTSAHWHGLLCDHRLFLDIPYRALDQGSRESLTATLEYVEEKTNVDSVLVNFQNNRHDRGALLRAFSYMGFEVVRPDHPALPPWNNVIFMVYPLERDLSHLPSEPP
- the LOC118900925 gene encoding translation machinery-associated protein 7-like; this translates as MAGSGEGAAGARSGCEGGKKKPLKQPKKQAKEMDEEDKAFKQKQKEEQKKLEELKAKATGKGPLATGGIKKSGKK